One region of Qipengyuania gaetbuli genomic DNA includes:
- a CDS encoding NADH-quinone oxidoreductase subunit M, producing the protein MEFPILSLMLAVPLVGAIACLFLNAGSARMVALFATLFNLALGILLWINYDIGGAQWQFTERAELFAVFSYALGIDGIALMLIMLSVFLMPICILASWDSITKRVGEYMAAFLLMEVLMIGVFAAQDLFLFYIFFEAGLIPMYLIIGVWGGDNRIYASYKFFLYTLLGSVLMLIAMFWMVNEAGTTDIPTLMQYDFPVGAQFWLWLAFFASFAVKMPMWPVHTWLPDAHVQAPTAGSVILAGVLLKLGGYGFIRFSLPMFPDASADLAWLVFALSMVAVIYTSLVALVQSDMKKLIAYSSVAHMAIVTVGLFAFNVQGIEGAMMVMLGHGLVSGALFLCVGVIYDRLHTREIARYGGLSINMPKYALFFLLFTMASIGLPGTSNFVGEFLALAGIYKVSTFVTLVCTTGIILGAAYMLYLYRRVAFGEQVNADAARMPDLNTREWAMLAPIAAAVLWMGVYPESFLAPMRQDIAALEARLASVTPQYDSALKVGTPKEHNANFIAVEHGSEGEH; encoded by the coding sequence ATGGAGTTCCCCATCCTCTCGCTCATGCTCGCCGTGCCGCTGGTCGGTGCGATCGCCTGCCTGTTCCTGAATGCCGGCAGCGCCCGGATGGTCGCGCTGTTCGCGACGCTGTTCAACCTCGCGCTCGGCATCCTGCTCTGGATCAATTACGATATCGGCGGGGCGCAGTGGCAGTTCACCGAACGCGCAGAGCTGTTCGCAGTGTTCAGCTATGCGCTCGGCATCGACGGCATTGCCCTGATGCTGATCATGCTCAGCGTGTTCCTGATGCCGATCTGTATCCTCGCCAGCTGGGATTCCATCACAAAGCGCGTCGGCGAATACATGGCAGCCTTCTTGCTGATGGAAGTGCTGATGATCGGCGTCTTCGCCGCGCAGGACCTGTTCCTGTTCTACATCTTCTTCGAAGCCGGCCTCATTCCGATGTACCTGATCATCGGCGTCTGGGGCGGCGATAACCGCATCTACGCCTCGTATAAGTTCTTCCTCTATACGCTGCTTGGCTCGGTCCTGATGCTGATCGCCATGTTCTGGATGGTGAACGAGGCCGGGACGACCGACATCCCGACGCTAATGCAGTACGACTTCCCGGTCGGAGCGCAGTTCTGGCTGTGGCTGGCATTCTTCGCCAGCTTCGCCGTGAAGATGCCGATGTGGCCCGTGCATACCTGGCTACCCGACGCGCACGTTCAGGCACCAACCGCAGGTTCGGTGATTCTTGCCGGCGTCCTGCTGAAGCTTGGCGGTTACGGCTTCATCCGCTTCAGCCTGCCCATGTTCCCCGACGCGAGCGCGGATCTGGCCTGGCTGGTCTTCGCCCTTTCCATGGTCGCAGTGATTTACACCTCGCTCGTCGCGCTGGTGCAGTCCGACATGAAGAAGCTCATCGCCTATTCGTCGGTTGCCCACATGGCGATCGTGACAGTCGGCCTGTTCGCCTTCAACGTGCAGGGTATCGAAGGCGCCATGATGGTCATGCTCGGCCACGGTCTGGTTTCAGGCGCGTTGTTCCTGTGCGTCGGCGTGATCTACGACCGCCTGCACACCCGGGAAATCGCGCGGTACGGCGGCCTGTCGATCAACATGCCGAAGTATGCGCTCTTCTTCCTCCTGTTCACCATGGCCTCCATCGGCCTGCCGGGCACCAGCAACTTCGTCGGCGAGTTCCTTGCGCTTGCTGGCATCTACAAGGTCTCGACCTTCGTGACGCTGGTCTGCACCACCGGTATCATCCTGGGCGCTGCCTACATGCTTTATCTCTACCGCCGCGTGGCATTCGGCGAACAAGTCAATGCCGACGCTGCCCGCATGCCCGACCTCAATACACGCGAATGGGCCATGCTTGCTCCGATCGCTGCAGCCGTGCTGTGGATGGGTGTCTACCCGGAAAGCTTCCTTGCCCCTATGCGCCAGGACATCGCAGCCCTCGAGGCGCGGCTCGCCAGTGTCACTCCGCAATATGACAGCGCACTGAAAGTTGGCACTCCGAAGGAGCATAACGCGAACTTCATTGCCGTCGAGCACGGATCCGAGGGAGAGCACTGA
- the nuoN gene encoding NADH-quinone oxidoreductase subunit NuoN, whose product MSYATSLYLTGAEIGLSVAGLILLLITAWTSRAAARGITIAAVAALVGALVFSVSLFDGGVGAMAFDGLFRVDAFSLFAKVLIFTATIACLIVAPHYFGERGDYRGEYPVLLLFNAVGMSMMVSATDLLTLYVGLEMSSLSSYVLASFARRDDRSSEAGLKYFILGGLASGIILYGISLVYGFTGATGYEAIRIAFDGNFSTGALFGVVFVLAGFAFKIAAVPFHMWTPDVYEGAPTPVTAFFASAPKVAAVSMLVRMAIMPFGGEVAAWQQIVIFAALASIVVGALGAIGQQNLKRLLAYSSINNVGFILIGLAAATPEGVAGVMVYLAIYVFMTIGSFVALLMLRDEQGNALSTFDDISGLSTTSPALAWCLLALMFSLAGIPPLFGFWGKFVVFQAAVQADMIQLAAIGIAASVIGAFYYIKFIKVMFFDEPKGAAPAKAPLSHWVVLGLSVLVISPLGYFLTPWLGDIAAAAAQALFQFA is encoded by the coding sequence ATGTCCTACGCTACTTCCCTCTATCTCACCGGCGCCGAAATCGGCCTTTCCGTTGCCGGCCTCATCCTGCTCTTGATCACTGCGTGGACCAGCCGCGCCGCTGCCCGGGGCATCACGATCGCGGCCGTGGCGGCTCTGGTCGGCGCGCTGGTATTCTCCGTATCGCTGTTCGACGGCGGCGTGGGTGCGATGGCCTTCGATGGCCTGTTCCGCGTCGATGCTTTCTCGCTCTTCGCCAAGGTGCTGATCTTCACCGCCACAATCGCGTGCCTGATCGTCGCTCCGCATTACTTCGGCGAACGCGGCGATTACCGGGGCGAGTACCCGGTCCTGCTGCTGTTCAACGCGGTCGGCATGAGCATGATGGTGTCGGCGACGGACCTGCTGACGCTCTACGTCGGCCTCGAGATGTCGAGCCTTTCGTCCTACGTGCTCGCGAGCTTTGCGCGCCGCGACGACCGTTCGAGCGAAGCGGGCCTCAAATATTTCATCCTCGGCGGACTTGCCTCGGGCATCATCCTCTACGGCATCAGCCTCGTCTACGGATTTACCGGAGCGACGGGTTACGAAGCGATCCGCATCGCATTCGATGGCAATTTCTCGACCGGCGCGCTGTTCGGCGTGGTGTTCGTGCTTGCCGGTTTCGCCTTCAAGATCGCCGCTGTCCCGTTCCACATGTGGACGCCCGACGTTTACGAAGGCGCTCCGACTCCGGTCACCGCCTTCTTCGCAAGCGCCCCGAAGGTTGCTGCCGTATCGATGCTCGTGCGCATGGCGATCATGCCGTTCGGCGGCGAGGTTGCGGCGTGGCAGCAGATCGTCATTTTCGCGGCACTGGCGTCGATCGTGGTCGGCGCACTTGGTGCCATCGGGCAGCAGAACCTGAAGCGGTTGCTTGCCTATTCGTCGATCAACAACGTCGGCTTCATCCTGATCGGCCTTGCCGCAGCGACGCCGGAAGGTGTGGCGGGCGTCATGGTGTACCTCGCCATCTACGTCTTCATGACGATCGGCAGCTTCGTCGCGCTGCTTATGCTGCGCGACGAGCAAGGCAATGCCCTGTCGACCTTTGACGATATCTCCGGTCTTTCGACCACCAGCCCGGCGCTCGCATGGTGCCTGCTGGCACTGATGTTCAGCCTTGCGGGTATTCCGCCGCTGTTCGGCTTCTGGGGCAAGTTCGTGGTCTTCCAGGCTGCGGTGCAGGCCGACATGATCCAGCTCGCTGCAATTGGTATCGCGGCCAGCGTGATCGGTGCCTTCTATTATATCAAGTTCATCAAGGTGATGTTCTTCGATGAACCGAAGGGTGCTGCTCCCGCCAAGGCTCCGCTGTCCCACTGGGTGGTGCTGGGCCTCAGCGTTCTGGTGATTTCGCCGCTGGGTTATTTCCTGACGCCCTGGCTTGGTGACATCGCTGCCGCAGCAGCACAGGCACTGTTCCAGTTCGCTTGA
- a CDS encoding biotin--[acetyl-CoA-carboxylase] ligase, producing the protein MIEVLAETGSTNADLISRLCDGDRVAEGHWLVADRQTAGRGRQGRSWFDGSGNFMGSTVVRCLAQDPPAASLALGVALAVYEAVLPFVPNPADLSLKWPNDLMLGGAKLAGILLEREGDAVVVGVGVNLAAAPDLPDRRTTSISMVAPAPDRDHFARALANQFAVELDRWRTFGLEPLTRRWIAAAHPVGTPLRVHPPGEEVIEGAFAGLTEDGALMLRLPEGRIRTIHAGDVMLAREEG; encoded by the coding sequence TTGATCGAAGTTCTGGCCGAAACCGGCTCTACCAATGCCGATCTAATTTCGCGTCTTTGCGACGGCGATCGCGTGGCGGAGGGGCACTGGTTAGTGGCCGACCGGCAAACGGCCGGGCGTGGCAGGCAGGGTCGAAGCTGGTTTGACGGCAGCGGCAATTTCATGGGCTCGACCGTGGTTCGCTGCCTTGCCCAGGATCCTCCTGCGGCAAGCCTGGCACTTGGCGTCGCGCTGGCGGTCTACGAGGCCGTCCTGCCATTCGTGCCGAACCCTGCCGACCTTTCGCTGAAATGGCCGAACGACCTGATGCTGGGCGGGGCCAAGCTGGCAGGCATTCTGCTCGAACGTGAGGGTGATGCGGTGGTTGTCGGAGTGGGGGTTAATCTGGCCGCTGCGCCCGACTTGCCCGATCGCCGGACAACATCGATCTCGATGGTCGCGCCTGCTCCCGATCGGGATCACTTCGCGCGCGCTCTCGCTAACCAGTTCGCTGTCGAACTCGACCGCTGGCGCACCTTCGGTCTTGAGCCGCTCACGCGCCGCTGGATTGCAGCGGCCCATCCGGTCGGGACGCCGCTTCGGGTCCATCCTCCAGGCGAGGAGGTGATCGAAGGAGCTTTCGCGGGATTGACCGAAGACGGTGCGTTGATGCTGCGCTTGCCCGAAGGGCGAATTCGCACCATTCATGCCGGTGACGTAATGCTCGCAAGAGAGGAGGGCTAG
- a CDS encoding type III pantothenate kinase, translated as MLLAADVGNTNVVFALFDGRAIKARWRIATDPRRTGDEYAVWLLRLLELEGYKREDITRIIIGSVVPRSIHNLTVLSQKYFGIEPLIAGQDEAQWGITIDVDEPRSLGADRALNTIAAHEKYDGDLIVIDFGTATTIDAVDFTGAYKGGIIAPGINLSLDALVGNTAKLPRIAIRKPDNDSVIGRNTEDQMLIGVFWGYVALIEGLVSRMKGEIGRPAKVVATGGLALLFDEITDLFDAVDSDLTLTGLAILAERASA; from the coding sequence ATGCTGCTGGCAGCCGATGTCGGAAATACCAATGTGGTGTTCGCCCTGTTTGACGGCCGCGCGATCAAGGCGCGCTGGCGCATCGCGACCGATCCGCGGCGTACTGGCGATGAATATGCCGTGTGGCTCCTGCGCCTGCTCGAGCTCGAAGGCTACAAGCGCGAGGATATCACGCGCATCATTATCGGCTCGGTTGTCCCGCGTTCGATCCACAACCTCACGGTCCTGTCACAGAAATACTTCGGTATCGAACCTCTGATCGCGGGTCAGGACGAGGCGCAGTGGGGCATCACGATCGACGTCGACGAGCCGCGCAGTCTGGGGGCGGACCGTGCCTTGAACACGATTGCGGCACACGAGAAATACGATGGCGATCTGATCGTCATCGATTTCGGGACTGCGACCACGATCGACGCGGTCGATTTCACCGGCGCCTACAAGGGCGGGATCATCGCGCCTGGCATCAACCTGTCGCTCGATGCGCTGGTCGGCAATACGGCCAAACTCCCGCGTATCGCCATCCGCAAGCCGGACAATGACAGCGTCATCGGTCGCAACACGGAAGACCAGATGCTGATCGGCGTATTCTGGGGTTACGTGGCGCTGATCGAAGGTCTGGTGTCCCGGATGAAGGGCGAAATTGGCCGCCCGGCAAAAGTTGTCGCCACCGGCGGTCTCGCGCTCCTGTTCGACGAAATTACCGACCTGTTCGACGCTGTCGACAGCGATCTTACACTGACCGGTCTGGCCATCCTGGCCGAAAGGGCTTCCGCTTGA
- a CDS encoding ribonuclease J, producing the protein MKKDFTPEDELLFLALGGSGEIGMNVNLYGCQGRWLMVDLGMTFSGAEYPGVDLVFADLDFIEERVDQLEAIVLTHAHEDHIGAVPYFAADLGVPIYATPFTMELVRRKLEEAGVLGEVELHTIPDDHGSFEVGPFEVTYIPLAHSIAEGNALLIDTPHGRIFHTGDWKLDEDPIIGEPATDEELTQMGDEGILALVCDSTNVFNPAPSGSEGAVYKGLLEEVQRHPGKRVLVTTFASNVARLQTLGEVARETGRQLCVAGRSLDRIIEVAQENGYLADFPEPVDFDAAMSLPRGELLILATGGQGEPRAALSRISEDNHPLQLVSGDVVLFSSRQIPGNELSIGAVQNRLALKGVTMVTDRQSMIHVSGHPGRPELEALYGWLRPEVLVPVHGEMRHMQEQARLGRANGIPAAVFQQNGDIVRLAPGAPGVIAQVRSGRLVLDGDIIAPADGEAMVMRRRIMHEGVMIVALDRNLSVQIDSVGLPLDEDYGDFVDEAKEDVRSALAKLKGRERSDREAVHEAARLAARRAAQRWSGKRPQVRVLLPEVGE; encoded by the coding sequence TTGAAGAAAGATTTCACCCCCGAAGACGAACTGCTGTTCCTGGCCCTTGGCGGGTCGGGCGAAATTGGCATGAACGTCAACCTGTACGGCTGCCAGGGCCGCTGGTTGATGGTCGATCTGGGTATGACGTTCTCGGGAGCCGAGTATCCCGGTGTCGACCTGGTATTTGCGGACCTCGATTTCATCGAGGAACGCGTCGACCAGCTCGAAGCCATCGTGCTGACCCATGCGCATGAAGACCATATCGGCGCGGTCCCGTATTTCGCGGCCGACCTCGGTGTGCCCATCTATGCGACGCCATTCACGATGGAACTGGTCCGTCGGAAGCTGGAAGAGGCGGGCGTGCTGGGCGAGGTGGAGCTCCACACCATTCCCGACGATCACGGCAGCTTCGAGGTCGGCCCGTTCGAGGTGACCTATATCCCGCTCGCGCACTCGATCGCGGAAGGCAATGCCCTGCTGATCGATACCCCGCATGGCCGTATTTTCCATACCGGCGACTGGAAGCTCGACGAGGATCCCATCATTGGCGAGCCTGCTACGGACGAAGAACTGACCCAGATGGGCGACGAGGGCATATTGGCGCTCGTCTGCGACAGCACCAACGTCTTCAATCCCGCGCCGAGCGGTTCGGAAGGAGCGGTCTACAAGGGCCTTCTCGAAGAGGTTCAACGTCACCCCGGTAAGCGAGTGCTGGTGACGACCTTTGCCAGCAACGTGGCCCGTCTCCAGACGCTAGGCGAGGTGGCTCGCGAAACCGGACGCCAGCTATGCGTCGCAGGCCGCTCGCTCGACCGGATTATCGAGGTGGCACAGGAAAACGGTTATCTCGCCGATTTCCCTGAGCCCGTCGATTTCGACGCTGCAATGAGCTTGCCGCGTGGAGAACTGCTGATCCTCGCAACGGGTGGGCAGGGCGAGCCGCGGGCGGCACTGTCCCGGATTTCCGAAGACAATCACCCTCTTCAGCTTGTGTCCGGCGACGTGGTGCTGTTCTCCAGCCGCCAGATCCCGGGCAATGAGCTGTCCATCGGCGCTGTGCAGAACCGGCTTGCCTTGAAGGGCGTGACGATGGTCACGGACCGCCAGAGCATGATTCACGTGTCCGGCCATCCGGGGCGCCCCGAGCTCGAGGCGCTCTACGGTTGGCTTCGACCCGAAGTGCTGGTGCCCGTTCACGGCGAGATGCGGCACATGCAGGAACAGGCAAGGCTTGGGCGTGCAAACGGTATACCTGCAGCTGTCTTCCAGCAGAACGGCGACATTGTGCGCCTGGCACCTGGTGCGCCCGGCGTGATTGCGCAGGTCAGGTCGGGTCGGCTTGTGCTCGATGGCGACATCATCGCACCTGCAGATGGCGAAGCGATGGTCATGCGCCGGCGCATCATGCACGAAGGCGTGATGATCGTGGCGCTGGACCGCAACCTGTCGGTCCAGATCGACAGCGTCGGGCTTCCGCTGGACGAGGATTACGGCGATTTCGTTGACGAAGCGAAGGAAGACGTGCGCAGTGCCCTTGCCAAGCTGAAGGGAAGGGAACGTTCAGACCGCGAGGCTGTGCACGAGGCTGCGCGCCTTGCCGCACGGCGCGCGGCGCAGCGCTGGTCCGGCAAGCGGCCGCAGGTGCGCGTGCTCCTTCCGGAAGTGGGTGAGTGA
- a CDS encoding DUF1467 family protein — MQWTSIVAIYVLFWVVSAFVLLPFGVRTADETGAETIPGQAESAPVNFRPGRIAMRATILSALLTTLYVVNYAYGWIEAEDLIFWGPTVQ, encoded by the coding sequence ATGCAGTGGACTTCGATCGTCGCGATCTATGTCCTGTTCTGGGTGGTAAGCGCCTTCGTCCTGCTTCCCTTCGGGGTTCGCACCGCCGACGAAACCGGTGCGGAGACGATACCCGGTCAGGCGGAAAGCGCCCCGGTCAATTTCCGTCCCGGACGGATCGCCATGCGCGCAACGATCCTGTCGGCTCTGCTGACCACGCTTTACGTCGTGAACTACGCCTATGGCTGGATCGAGGCAGAAGACCTGATCTTCTGGGGTCCGACCGTCCAGTAG